In the genome of Gemmatimonadota bacterium, the window CCCCGGCGAGTACGTCGTCCCGCTCTTCCAGGCGCTCCAGGTAGCGAATGAACGTGCCGTGCACGCCGGTGGACGTCTTGAGTTCGTCGCCCCGGACCATAGTGGGCGTGTATACGCTGGCGATCACGGGCCGGGCCCCGTCGAGTATGCGCAGCAACACCCCGGCGGCCCGGGCGCCCGTTTCGTACCAGTCGATGTGGGGGTAGGTGTGCAGGATGGCGCAGCCGTCCAAGTGAGACAGCATACACCGGGTGATCGTGCCGTGCATGTCGAAGGAAGCGACCACGGGCACGTGGGGTCCGACGATCCGGCGCACCTCCCGCAGGACGTACCCTTCCGGATCCTTTTCGGTTTCCGCGGCCATGGCGCCGTGCAGGTTCAGGTACACGCCGTCAGCGCCGGTACTTTGCCGTTCGATCGCGTCGAGCAACTCCGACGTGGTCCGTTCGAAGCACACCTGCGTGATCGTGCCGCCCGCCCCCATGGCGGCACTGTAGGTAGGCACGATTTCCACGTCATCCCGGATGGACAGCGTATCGACGGCCCCACCGACCACGCCGCCCAGGCTGTCCGCGCCGCCCTGGTCGTCCGGTTCCGCCCGGCCGCCTGGACCCTCCAGCATCTCGCGGCCGCGCAGGATACCGAAATCCTCGTACGTCGTATCGTTGGGATGGAAGTCGTTGGTTTCCTGGAAGTAGGTGCCGATCAGGATCCTGGGCATGACGCTCCGGCGGTCTCCTTTCAATACCTCGACGTGTGCTCTTCCACCTTGGTGATCGTCTCGATGACCGCCGGCCGGCCCTCGCGGTTGGCTTCCACCGCACGCCGCATCGCCGGGGCGATCTGGTCGGGCGTCGTCACCTTCTCCGCGTAAGCGCCCAGTCCGGCCCCGACGGCGGCGTAATCCCCACCCAACCGGTTGCTCCCCCAGCGTTCCGACGCGTAGGCCATATGGTGGTCGTAGTGGGTCATGACCCCGTTGTTCAGGATCACCGTGATGAGAGGGATCTCCGAACGCACGGCGGTCTCCACGTCCAGGCCGGCCATGCCGAAGGCGGCGTCGCCCATGACGTTGACGACCTGTTTCTCCGGGTCGGCGATCTTGGCGCCGATGGCCAGTCCCAGCCCGTAGCCCAGTTGCGTGGAAGCGCCCCAGCCGATGTAGCCCCGCGGCGTATCGGTCTCCCAGAAGGGCGCGAGCTGCTCCCGCGGATAGCCGGAGTCGTGGGTGATGATCGTGCGCGCGGCATCCACCACGCCCGCGATCTCGCGGAACACGCGGTACGGGCTCAGGGGCACCTCGTCGGAGCGGAACCGGGGTTCCCATTCGGCCAGCCACGCTGCCTTGAGCCGTGCGATCTCCGCGATATCGCCGCGTTCATCGTCCCCGGGCCGCCCGTCGAGCTGGCGTTTCGCTTCCTCGACCATCTGTTGCAGCACCACCCCTGCGTCGCCCACCGCGCCGTAGTCGACCCGGTGCTCCTTGTTCAGGTCCCCGTGGCTGACGACGCACTGGGCGAGCACCGCGCCTGCGGGCACATTCGATTTGAACCCCGAAGTCATGCTCGTGCCGATGCCGAAGAAGAAATCGGTCTTCTTCAGGTATTCCGCCACCATGAGGGAATGGGAGGCCGCTCCCGTGCCCAGGGACAGGGGATGGGTTTCGGGGAAGGCGCTCTTGCCGGCCAGCGTGGTCATGACCGGGGTCTTCGTCCATTCGGCGAACTCGATCAACGCATCGGTGGCCTCGGCGTACAGCACGCCCTGGCCGGCGCTGATGACGGGACATTCAGACTTCAGCAGGGCTGCGACCAGGTCCCGGACGTCCTCGGGCGATGCGCCGCTTTTGAACGGTTTGATGGGGGTGTAGTCAAAGGCGTCGTCAGGGATCTCCTCCTCGCCCACGTCCCCGGGGATCTCCAGCATGACCGGCCCCGGCTTGCCTTGCTTCAGCAGACTGTACGCCCGCCCCATCATCTCCGGAATCCGGGCCGCCGAATTGATGTTCGAGACCCACTTGGTGATGCCCCGGTAGTTTTCCACCGATTCGAAGGCCAGGTCGGCGCCCGCACGGGACCGCGGCGGGCCGCCGGGCAGCAGCAGGACGGGCACCGAATCCGCGTAGGCCTGGGCCACCCCGCCGAAGGCGTTCTCCGCGCCGGGTCCCATTTGCATCATGAAGACGCCGATGGTGTTGCCGTTCCGGATCCGGCTGAATCCGTCGGCGATGTTGACGCCGGCCCGTTCCTGCCGGCAGAGGATGGGACGCAGGCCCTCGATCGCGCAGGCGTCGATGAGGGGATGGTGGGGAAAACAGCTGAACCAGTCCAGCCCTTCCGCCTTCAGGATCTTCGCAATGGCTTCGTTTCCGGTCATTTGGGCTCCTTCACTTGCCTTCCCGGTACGGTGACGGCAGCGTGCTTGCGGCCCCTCGGTGTTCCTTCACTCTCCTTCGCGCCGAGGGGTCGACAGCGTCCGTCCGTCGTCGCCGATCATCGGCCGGTGATAGACATAGGGTGGTTCTAGCACGGCCTGCTGGGCATCGTTAAGTTCCTTCGTCCACTCCGGCAGGACGGTTTTGTACACGCCGCCGGTGTAATGCATGTACTTCGGGGTGTACCGGTAGAACAGAGAACGGCGCTCCCCCTTCCCTTTCCAGGGCAGCGTGCCGTGGGTCGTGGCCTCGTTGAAGATCACCAGGTCGCCGGCCTTCATGGGCACGTGGTGCACGACATCCTGGTCGGCCTCGTAGCGGGAGATTTCGTCCGGAAGGGTGAAGTTCGCCTTGTGGCTGCCCGGGATGACGCACAGCCCGCCGTCGCCCGGATTCACGTCGCTCAACTGGTACTGACAGTTGATCAGCCCGCAACGCATGGCGCCGTTCTGGTAGTGGTAGGACCGGGATCCGTTGTACTCGGCCTGTCCGTACCCGTGCAGGCGCAGGCCCTCGGTGCCCGCCGCGGACGTGAAGATAAAGGGACTGTGATCCATCTTCCACCCCCGGCCCAGCAGGGTGTTCAGATAAGGGATGATCCGGGGATTGACCAGCACCTCGCGGAATGGCCGGCACCAGGGTTGCTCCCACGTCAGCATGCCTTCGTAGAGACCGCGGAGCTGCGTGCCTTTCAGGGCCTCGCTCGTGCTGCTCGCCGTATCGTCCTTCCGCTTGTCGCGATTGGCGTCCAGGGCCGCGTTCAGTGTCGCAACCTGCTGGGGCGCAAGGGCGTTTCGCACCACGATGAACCCCTGCAGATCGAAGAGGTACTGCTCCTGGGGCTCCATGGTGAGGTATGGTGTGGTCTGGTTCATGGGGACTGGTTCATGGGGGCTGGTTCGATTCAGATCCCCTCCCTGCGGGGACGCACGATCGATTCGCCGTCGTCCTCGATCAGGGGGCGGTTGTAGATGTACGGGGGTTCCAGGACCGCGCGCTGGGCTTCGGTGAGCTCATTCGTCCATTCGGGCAGGCGCGTTTCGTAGACGCCGCCTTCGTAGTGCATGTATTTCGGGATGTACCGGTGGAGCACGCAACGACGCTCGCCATTTCCCCGCCACGGCAGCGCGCCGTGGGTCGTGGCCTCGTTGAAGATCACCAGGTCGCCGGCTTTCACGGTGATATGATGGAAGATCTCCTGGTGGTCCTCATAGTACCGCACGTATCCCGGCATGGGGAAATTGGCCTTGTGGCTGCCTGGTATCACGGTCAGCCCGCCATCGTCCGGGTCTACGTCGGTCAGGTAGAACTGGCAGACGATCAGTCCGCTCCGCATGCGGCCGTCGTCGTACATGTAGTAGGTCGACCCGGCGAACATCCCCGTGCTGTTGCCGTGAAATGGCGTTCCCTGAGCGCCCGATTTCGAAGTGAGCACGTCGATGTTGTGGTCCAGCTTCCAGCCCCGTCCCATCATGGTATTCAAGTAGGGAATCAGCTTCGGGTGGGCAAGCAGGTCGCGGAAGGGCTGGCACCAGGGCTGGTTCCAGGTCAGCATCCCTTCGTAGTGGACGTACTGCGTATCGGGCCCCGCCAGCGGGGTTCCGTCCATCGCGCCGCCCGGTCCATGTTCGCCGGTCCGGTCGGGATGGGCGTCCAGGGCGTCGTTAAGCGCACGCACCTCATCGGCGGACAGCAGGCTGCGCACCACGAGAAACCCCTGGAGGTCGTAGAGGTACTTCTCGCGTTCGCTCATCACGACGAAGTCTTCCGGGTCGCCGAACATGGCCATGACGGCCTCCTGGCGGTTTGCTCCGCATCATCTGGTATCCAGTCGCCACGAACGGAATCGGCCCGTTCCGGCGTCGCAGGAACCACAATCGTGTGTTCAGGAATATAGAAAACGAGAGAGCGTAGTCAAAGGTAACTATACGGCAGCCGGACCGCCCCGCCGAGTCAGCCAGTTTCCGGGGTTCTCAGCAGACCCTCGACACGTCCGAGACGACCGTTCATGTCAT includes:
- a CDS encoding phytanoyl-CoA dioxygenase family protein, producing the protein MNQTTPYLTMEPQEQYLFDLQGFIVVRNALAPQQVATLNAALDANRDKRKDDTASSTSEALKGTQLRGLYEGMLTWEQPWCRPFREVLVNPRIIPYLNTLLGRGWKMDHSPFIFTSAAGTEGLRLHGYGQAEYNGSRSYHYQNGAMRCGLINCQYQLSDVNPGDGGLCVIPGSHKANFTLPDEISRYEADQDVVHHVPMKAGDLVIFNEATTHGTLPWKGKGERRSLFYRYTPKYMHYTGGVYKTVLPEWTKELNDAQQAVLEPPYVYHRPMIGDDGRTLSTPRREGE
- a CDS encoding phytanoyl-CoA dioxygenase family protein, with the translated sequence MAMFGDPEDFVVMSEREKYLYDLQGFLVVRSLLSADEVRALNDALDAHPDRTGEHGPGGAMDGTPLAGPDTQYVHYEGMLTWNQPWCQPFRDLLAHPKLIPYLNTMMGRGWKLDHNIDVLTSKSGAQGTPFHGNSTGMFAGSTYYMYDDGRMRSGLIVCQFYLTDVDPDDGGLTVIPGSHKANFPMPGYVRYYEDHQEIFHHITVKAGDLVIFNEATTHGALPWRGNGERRCVLHRYIPKYMHYEGGVYETRLPEWTNELTEAQRAVLEPPYIYNRPLIEDDGESIVRPRREGI